A window of the Vigna angularis cultivar LongXiaoDou No.4 chromosome 3, ASM1680809v1, whole genome shotgun sequence genome harbors these coding sequences:
- the LOC108324010 gene encoding E3 ubiquitin-protein ligase XBAT33-like isoform X1, whose protein sequence is MGNSFGCSASGERLVSAARDGDLVEAKMLLNCNPCLAKYSTFGGLNSPLHFAAAKGHNEIVALLLENGADVNSRNYCGQTALMQACRYGHWEVVQTLLLFRCNVLRADYLSGRTALHFAAVHGHVRCIRLVVADFVPSAPYQAIHACTNIDKDGGSNVKGKHEHSALSKFVNKTADGGITALHMAALNGYFDCVQLLLDLNANVSAVTFHYGTSMDLIGAGSSPLHYAACGGNLKCCQILVARGASRMTLNCNGWLPLDIARMWGRHWLEQLLAPSSDTTVPTFSHSNYLSLPLMSVLNIAREYGLQSSTTSSDEIDFCAVCLERPCSVAAEGCGHELCVRCALYLCSTNNVSSEMVGPPGSIPCPLCRHAVVSFVKLPGSQAKENKLHVSLGLCTSCMLHPRDLDQPSISHTPEIGRNRVASVPSEILCPVTCSPFPSMAIPLCTCNDGPCPSFEPREVETRDESPHHSQASTVDQDKIEGPRLDKTTCSSMFWGRRSCSREHQCNSEINA, encoded by the exons ATGGGAAATTCCTTCGGGTGTTCGGCCTCCGGCGAGAGGCTGGTGTCGGCGGCGAGGGACGGCGACTTGGTGGAGGCGAAGATGCTTTTGAACTGCAACCCCTGTCTCGCCAAGTATTCAACATTCGGTGGCCTCAATTCCCCTCTTCATTTTGCAGCAGCCAAAGGCCACAACGAG ATTGTGGCATTGCTGCTGGAGAATGGAGCTGATGTGAATTCCAGAAATTATTGTGGCCAG ACCGCCTTGATGCAAGCTTGTAGATATGGGCACTGGGAAGTTGTACAGACACTTCTACTCTTCAGATGCAAT GTTTTGAGGGCTGATTATCTTAGTGGGAGGACAGCTCTTCACTTTGCAGCTGTGCATGGGCATGTAAGATGTATTAGACTTGTTGTGGCTGACTTTGTACCAAGTGCACCTTATCAAGCTATACATGCTTGCACAAATATTGACAAGGATGGTGGATCAAATGTGAAAGGAAAACACGAGCATAG TGCCCTGTCCAAGTTTGTAAATAAGACTGCTGATGGTGGTATAACTGCCCTTCACATGGCCGCGTTAAATGGATACTTTGATTGTGTACAACTTCTGCTTGATCTTAACGCCAATGTGTCTGCTGTGACATTTCATTACGGAACATCAATGGATTTAATCG GGGCTGGAAGTTCTCCTTTGCATTATGCTGCTTGTGGAGGCAATTTAAAATGCTGTCAG ATCCTTGTTGCACGAGGTGCAAGTCGGATGACTTTAAATTGCAATGG GTGGCTTCCTCTTGATATTGCTAGGATGTGGGGCCGTCATTGGCTTGAACAATTACTGGCACCCAGTTCTGATACCACAGTACCTACATTCTCTCATTCAAACTACTTGTCCTTGCCTCTCATGAGTGTGCTCAACATAGCTAG AGAGTATGGATTACAATCATCTACAACCTCCTCTGACGAGATTGACTTTTGTGCTGTATGTCTGGAGAGACCTTGTTCCGTGGCTGCTGAAG GATGTGGGCATGAGCTTTGTGTAAGATGTGCGCTTTATCTTTGTTCAACAAACAATGTTTCTTCTGAAATGGTTGGCCCTCCGGGCTCTATCCCCTGCCCTCTTTGTAGACATGCAGTTGTCTCTTTTGTCAAGTTACCAGGTTCCCaagcaaaagaaaataagttaCACGTGTCTTTGGGCCTGTGTACCTCTTGCATGCTACATCCACGTGACCTAGATCAGCCATCCATCTCTCATACACCTGAGATTGGAAGAAATCGTGTAGCTTCTGTTCCATCAGAAATACTCTGCCCCGTCACTTGTAGTCCATTCCCATCTATGGCAATTCCCCTATGTACCTGCAATGATGGTCCATGTCCATCATTTGAACCCCGAGAAGTAGAAACACGAGATGAATCACCTCATCACTCTCAAGCATCAACAGTGGATCAGGATAAAATTGAAGGGCCAAGATTGGATAAAACAACTTGCTCTAGCATGTTTTGGGGTAGAAGAAGTTGCAGCAGGGAGCACCAATGCAATTCAGAGATAAATGCTTGA
- the LOC108324010 gene encoding E3 ubiquitin-protein ligase XBAT33-like isoform X2 produces the protein MQACRYGHWEVVQTLLLFRCNVLRADYLSGRTALHFAAVHGHVRCIRLVVADFVPSAPYQAIHACTNIDKDGGSNVKGKHEHSALSKFVNKTADGGITALHMAALNGYFDCVQLLLDLNANVSAVTFHYGTSMDLIGAGSSPLHYAACGGNLKCCQILVARGASRMTLNCNGWLPLDIARMWGRHWLEQLLAPSSDTTVPTFSHSNYLSLPLMSVLNIAREYGLQSSTTSSDEIDFCAVCLERPCSVAAEGCGHELCVRCALYLCSTNNVSSEMVGPPGSIPCPLCRHAVVSFVKLPGSQAKENKLHVSLGLCTSCMLHPRDLDQPSISHTPEIGRNRVASVPSEILCPVTCSPFPSMAIPLCTCNDGPCPSFEPREVETRDESPHHSQASTVDQDKIEGPRLDKTTCSSMFWGRRSCSREHQCNSEINA, from the exons ATGCAAGCTTGTAGATATGGGCACTGGGAAGTTGTACAGACACTTCTACTCTTCAGATGCAAT GTTTTGAGGGCTGATTATCTTAGTGGGAGGACAGCTCTTCACTTTGCAGCTGTGCATGGGCATGTAAGATGTATTAGACTTGTTGTGGCTGACTTTGTACCAAGTGCACCTTATCAAGCTATACATGCTTGCACAAATATTGACAAGGATGGTGGATCAAATGTGAAAGGAAAACACGAGCATAG TGCCCTGTCCAAGTTTGTAAATAAGACTGCTGATGGTGGTATAACTGCCCTTCACATGGCCGCGTTAAATGGATACTTTGATTGTGTACAACTTCTGCTTGATCTTAACGCCAATGTGTCTGCTGTGACATTTCATTACGGAACATCAATGGATTTAATCG GGGCTGGAAGTTCTCCTTTGCATTATGCTGCTTGTGGAGGCAATTTAAAATGCTGTCAG ATCCTTGTTGCACGAGGTGCAAGTCGGATGACTTTAAATTGCAATGG GTGGCTTCCTCTTGATATTGCTAGGATGTGGGGCCGTCATTGGCTTGAACAATTACTGGCACCCAGTTCTGATACCACAGTACCTACATTCTCTCATTCAAACTACTTGTCCTTGCCTCTCATGAGTGTGCTCAACATAGCTAG AGAGTATGGATTACAATCATCTACAACCTCCTCTGACGAGATTGACTTTTGTGCTGTATGTCTGGAGAGACCTTGTTCCGTGGCTGCTGAAG GATGTGGGCATGAGCTTTGTGTAAGATGTGCGCTTTATCTTTGTTCAACAAACAATGTTTCTTCTGAAATGGTTGGCCCTCCGGGCTCTATCCCCTGCCCTCTTTGTAGACATGCAGTTGTCTCTTTTGTCAAGTTACCAGGTTCCCaagcaaaagaaaataagttaCACGTGTCTTTGGGCCTGTGTACCTCTTGCATGCTACATCCACGTGACCTAGATCAGCCATCCATCTCTCATACACCTGAGATTGGAAGAAATCGTGTAGCTTCTGTTCCATCAGAAATACTCTGCCCCGTCACTTGTAGTCCATTCCCATCTATGGCAATTCCCCTATGTACCTGCAATGATGGTCCATGTCCATCATTTGAACCCCGAGAAGTAGAAACACGAGATGAATCACCTCATCACTCTCAAGCATCAACAGTGGATCAGGATAAAATTGAAGGGCCAAGATTGGATAAAACAACTTGCTCTAGCATGTTTTGGGGTAGAAGAAGTTGCAGCAGGGAGCACCAATGCAATTCAGAGATAAATGCTTGA